In Paenibacillus protaetiae, the genomic stretch GCCGGAAGATGCCCGGTCGTTCCCGGGTCCGCTGCGCAAAGTGTTTGTCCGTTTGACCCGAAACCAGAACGAGAACCAATCCGGAGGTACAGCATGAGCCACTTTACAATGATCAATGAGCAAGTAACCGACTCCATTAAAGCGATGCAGGCGATGCCGGAGCATACGCATGAAGTGATGGGGCTGCTGGTGCGGACAGCCGAATGGCTTCGGTCAATAGGCTCCACGCAGTGGGGCGCTTTGCTGGAGGGGGAGGATACGCACAATACCGCCGATGCGGTGCAAAGAGGAGACGTGTATCTGTTCCGTGACGGCGAGACGCCGGCGGGCGTGGTGATGCTGCTGCGGGAGCCAAGTGCATGGGACTGCGAGCTGTGGGGGAAAGAAGGCCACGAAGGTGCCGTCTATTTGCACCGGCTTGCCATCAACCGCAAGTACAGCGGCCTGGGCGGCTCGATTTTGCGCTGGGCAGAGTCAGGCATCTCATTCCCTGGCGTGGACCGGATCCGGCTGGACTGCATAAGCGATAACCGTTATTTGAACTCGTTCTACAGCGGGGCGGGTTATGAGAACAAAGGATTAGCTCCAACCGGCTTTTACAAATACGAAAAACGAATCAAATAACCCATTTTTATAACGCGGAACAAGCCTTATGCGGCTTGTTCTTTTTTGTTTGGATTGAATTCCATACATTTACAAATTGGAAGATTTTGATTACAATGATAGTCTAAATCTACTATTTTTATAGGTAACATTGGGAGAGGGGAATTAAATTTGATGAAATGGAGCAGGA encodes the following:
- a CDS encoding GNAT family N-acetyltransferase, which codes for MSHFTMINEQVTDSIKAMQAMPEHTHEVMGLLVRTAEWLRSIGSTQWGALLEGEDTHNTADAVQRGDVYLFRDGETPAGVVMLLREPSAWDCELWGKEGHEGAVYLHRLAINRKYSGLGGSILRWAESGISFPGVDRIRLDCISDNRYLNSFYSGAGYENKGLAPTGFYKYEKRIK